A DNA window from Pyrus communis chromosome 3, drPyrComm1.1, whole genome shotgun sequence contains the following coding sequences:
- the LOC137728185 gene encoding mitochondrial carrier protein CoAc1-like, giving the protein MSIEQYRCWILNNYSTLGSGPHIDLLAGAATGGTAVLCTYPLDLARTKLAYQVVNTRGNINYGMKGTHHQIVYKGIRDVLSSVYKEGGFRGLYRGVGPTLTGILPYAGLKFYIYEELKLHVPEEYEKSIVMRLSCGALAGLFGQMQIPEPLITEKVWKLEDFESYPACLLMLEDYVTFCSCNLCKSVQIAICAVLCSLQSAVLCRLQSV; this is encoded by the exons ATGAGCATTGAGCAGTACAGGTGTTGGATCTTGAATAACTATTCTACTTTAGGATCAGGGCCTCATATTGATCTTTTAGCCGGTGCAGCAACCGGAGGGACAGCAGTTTTATGCACTTATCCCTTGGACCTAGCTCGCACCAAACTTGCTTATCAG GTTGTTAATACCCGAGGAAACATTAATTATGGCATGAAAGGCACCCACCATCAAATTGTTTATAAGGGCATAAGGGACGTGCTTTCAAGTGTTTACAAGGAGGGGGGCTTCCGTGGTCTCTATCGAGGTGTAG GCCCAACACTCACCGGAATACTCCCCTATGCTGGTTTAAAGTTCTACATATATGAGGAACTTAAACTGCATGTTCCTGAAGAGTATGAAAAGTCCATTGTGATGCGTCTTTCTTGTGGAGCTTTGGCTGGGTTATTTGGGCAAATGCAG ATTCCGGAGCCACTTATTACTGAGAAAGTTTGGAAATTGGAAGATTTTGAATCATATCCTGCTTGCTTACTG atgttggaagat TATGTGACTTTCTGCAGttgcaatctgtgcaaatctgtgcagattgcaatctgtgcagttttgtgcagtttgcaatctgcagttttgtgcagattgcaatctgtgtAG